In the Mycolicibacter sp. MU0102 genome, one interval contains:
- a CDS encoding valine--tRNA ligase, with the protein MTDTPNAANADHLPKSWEPGAVEDAIYQRWVDAGYFTADPTSDKPGYSIVLPPPNVTGSLHMGHALDHTLMDVLTRRKRMQGYEVLWLPGMDHAGIATQSVVERQLAVDGKTKEDFGRELFIEKVWDWKRESGGTIGGQMRRLGDGVDWSRERFTMDDGLSRAVRTIFKRLYDAGLIYQAERLVNWSPVLETAISDLEVKYEDIEGELVSFRYGSLDDTEPHIVVATTRLETMLGDTAIAVHPDDERYRNLVGTSLAHPFSDRQIIVVADAHVDPEFGTGAVKVTPAHDPNDFEIGLRHQLDMPTILDKRARITGTGTQFDGMDRLEARVAVREALAAQGRIVAEKRPYLHSVGHSERSGEVIEPRLSMQWWVDVSSLAKAAGDAVRDGDTVIHPKSLEPRWFGWVDDMHDWCISRQLWWGHRIPIWHGPNGEKVCVGPDETPPEGWEQDPDVLDTWFSSALWPFSTMGWPDATPELEKFYPTSVLVTGYDILFFWVARMMMFGTFVGGDAALPESKVPFRNVFLHGLIRDEHGRKMSKSKGNGIDPLDWVETFGADALRFTLARGAGPGSDLSIGEDHARASRNFVTKLFNATRFALMNGASPAPLPAVEELTDADRWILGRLEEVRAEVDSAFEDYEFGRACEALYHFAWDEFCDWYVELAKTQLGQGLTHTTAVLAAVLDNLLRLLHPVIPFVTETLWQELTGAESLVIADWPAPSGIALDEVAAQRITDMQKLVTEVRRFRSDQGLRDRQKVSARLTGIDDADLATQVAAVASQAWLTEPGEDFAPSATVEVRLTRGTVVVELDTSGTVDVVAERRRLEKDLATARKDLDATSAKLGNDEFLGKAPEAVVEKIRARQQLARDEVERITARLAGLA; encoded by the coding sequence GTGACTGACACTCCCAACGCCGCCAACGCCGACCACCTGCCCAAGTCGTGGGAGCCGGGTGCGGTCGAGGACGCGATCTACCAGCGTTGGGTGGATGCCGGGTACTTCACCGCGGACCCCACCAGCGACAAGCCCGGCTACTCGATCGTGCTGCCCCCGCCCAACGTCACCGGCAGCCTGCACATGGGGCACGCCCTCGACCACACCCTGATGGACGTGTTGACCCGTCGTAAGCGGATGCAGGGCTATGAGGTGTTGTGGCTACCGGGCATGGACCACGCCGGCATCGCCACCCAGAGTGTGGTCGAACGCCAGCTCGCCGTCGACGGCAAGACCAAGGAAGACTTCGGCCGCGAACTGTTCATCGAGAAGGTGTGGGACTGGAAGCGGGAGTCCGGCGGCACCATCGGGGGCCAGATGCGCCGGCTCGGCGACGGCGTGGACTGGAGTCGCGAACGCTTCACCATGGATGACGGCCTGTCGCGGGCGGTCCGCACCATCTTCAAGCGGCTCTACGATGCGGGGCTGATCTACCAGGCCGAACGACTGGTCAACTGGTCGCCCGTGCTGGAGACCGCGATCAGCGACCTCGAGGTCAAGTACGAAGACATCGAGGGCGAGCTGGTGTCATTCCGGTACGGCTCGCTCGATGACACCGAGCCCCACATCGTGGTGGCCACCACTCGGCTGGAGACCATGCTCGGTGACACCGCGATCGCGGTGCACCCCGACGATGAGCGGTACCGCAACCTGGTTGGGACCAGCTTGGCGCACCCGTTCTCCGACCGGCAGATCATCGTGGTCGCCGACGCCCACGTCGACCCCGAATTCGGCACTGGCGCGGTCAAAGTCACCCCCGCCCACGATCCCAACGACTTCGAGATCGGTCTGCGCCACCAGCTGGACATGCCGACGATCCTGGATAAACGTGCCCGGATCACCGGCACCGGAACACAGTTCGACGGGATGGACCGCTTGGAGGCGCGCGTCGCGGTGCGCGAGGCGCTGGCCGCGCAGGGCCGCATCGTCGCCGAGAAGCGGCCCTACCTGCACAGCGTCGGGCATTCCGAGCGCAGCGGCGAGGTCATCGAACCGCGGCTGTCCATGCAGTGGTGGGTCGACGTGTCCTCGCTGGCCAAAGCCGCCGGTGACGCGGTCCGAGACGGCGACACCGTCATCCACCCGAAGAGTCTGGAGCCGCGCTGGTTCGGCTGGGTCGATGACATGCACGACTGGTGCATCTCCCGGCAGCTGTGGTGGGGGCACCGCATCCCGATCTGGCACGGGCCCAACGGCGAAAAGGTCTGTGTCGGCCCGGACGAGACCCCGCCGGAGGGCTGGGAGCAGGACCCCGACGTGCTGGACACCTGGTTCTCCTCGGCGTTGTGGCCGTTCTCCACGATGGGCTGGCCGGACGCCACGCCCGAGCTGGAGAAGTTCTATCCGACAAGCGTTTTGGTGACCGGCTACGACATCCTGTTCTTCTGGGTGGCCCGGATGATGATGTTCGGCACCTTCGTCGGCGGTGACGCCGCGTTGCCCGAAAGCAAGGTTCCGTTCCGCAATGTGTTCCTGCACGGCCTGATCCGCGACGAACACGGCCGCAAAATGAGCAAGTCCAAGGGCAACGGGATCGACCCGCTGGACTGGGTGGAGACGTTCGGCGCCGACGCCTTGCGGTTCACCCTGGCCCGTGGCGCCGGCCCCGGCAGTGACCTGTCGATCGGTGAGGACCACGCCCGCGCGTCGCGCAACTTCGTCACCAAGCTGTTCAACGCGACGCGGTTCGCGCTGATGAACGGCGCCTCGCCGGCACCGCTGCCGGCGGTCGAGGAGCTGACCGACGCCGACCGCTGGATCCTGGGTCGCTTGGAAGAGGTTCGTGCCGAAGTGGATTCGGCATTCGAGGACTACGAGTTCGGGCGGGCCTGCGAGGCGCTATACCACTTCGCCTGGGACGAGTTCTGCGACTGGTACGTCGAGTTGGCCAAGACCCAGCTGGGGCAGGGGCTGACGCACACCACGGCCGTGCTCGCCGCGGTGCTGGACAACCTATTGCGGCTGTTGCACCCGGTGATCCCGTTCGTCACCGAAACCCTGTGGCAGGAGCTCACCGGCGCTGAGTCGCTGGTGATCGCGGACTGGCCGGCCCCCTCGGGCATCGCCTTGGACGAGGTTGCCGCGCAACGGATCACCGACATGCAGAAGTTGGTGACCGAGGTGCGCCGGTTCCGCAGCGACCAGGGTCTCCGCGACCGGCAGAAGGTCTCGGCCCGGCTGACCGGCATCGACGACGCCGACCTGGCTACCCAGGTGGCAGCGGTGGCCTCCCAGGCCTGGCTGACCGAGCCGGGGGAGGACTTCGCACCGTCGGCCACCGTCGAGGTGCGATTGACTCGCGGCACCGTTGTCGTCGAACTGGACACCTCCGGGACCGTCGATGTCGTCGCCGAACGCCGCCGCTTGGAAAAGGACCTGGCCACTGCGCGTAAGGACCTCGATGCCACGTCGGCAAAGCTGGGCAACGACGAATTCCTGGGCAAGGCGCCAGAGGCTGTGGTGGAGAAGATCCGGGCCCGCCAACAACTGGCCCGCGACGAAGTGGAGCGGATCACCGCGCGTCTGGCAGGCCTGGCGTGA
- the folC gene encoding bifunctional tetrahydrofolate synthase/dihydrofolate synthase has translation MTDQPIGTTEPTPDEIAALLQVEHLLDQRWGETKIEPSLTRINALLELLGSPQRAYPSIHVAGTNGKTSVVRMIDALLTAFSRRTGRTTSPHLQSAVERIAIDGQPISPARYVETYAEIEPFVQMVDASSQADGGPAMSKFEVLTGMAFAAFADAPVDVAIVEVGMGGRWDATNVVDAPVAVITPIGIDHVDYLGDDIAGIAAEKAGIIHRSSNELADTVAVIARQVPEVMEVLLAQSVRADAAVARETSEFAVRSRQLAVGGQVLELQGLGGVYSDIFLPLHGEHQAHNAVLALAAVEAFFGAGADRQLDVETVQAGFAAVRSPGRLERMRSSPTVFIDAAHNPAGAAVLAQALAEDFDFRYLVGVLSVLGDKDVDGILAALEPAFDRIVVTHNGSPRALDVETLTVAAARWFGDDRVVTTETLEDAIETATALVDEYDSEGEASGAGIVITGSVVTAGAARTLFGKDPA, from the coding sequence GTGACCGATCAACCGATCGGCACCACTGAGCCCACCCCGGACGAGATCGCGGCGCTGCTGCAGGTTGAGCACCTGCTCGATCAGCGTTGGGGCGAGACCAAGATCGAACCGAGCCTGACCCGCATCAACGCCCTGCTGGAACTACTCGGCTCGCCGCAGCGCGCTTATCCGTCCATCCACGTCGCCGGCACTAACGGCAAGACCTCGGTGGTGCGGATGATCGACGCGCTGCTGACGGCATTCAGCCGCCGGACCGGGCGCACCACCAGCCCGCATCTGCAGTCGGCGGTCGAGCGCATCGCGATCGACGGCCAGCCGATCAGCCCGGCGCGCTATGTGGAGACCTACGCCGAGATCGAGCCCTTTGTGCAAATGGTCGACGCATCCTCGCAGGCAGACGGGGGACCGGCCATGAGCAAGTTCGAGGTGCTCACCGGGATGGCGTTCGCCGCCTTCGCCGACGCCCCCGTCGACGTCGCCATCGTGGAAGTCGGCATGGGCGGTCGCTGGGACGCCACCAACGTCGTGGACGCTCCGGTCGCCGTCATAACCCCGATCGGCATCGACCACGTCGACTACCTGGGCGACGACATCGCCGGCATCGCCGCGGAGAAGGCCGGCATCATTCACCGCTCGTCGAACGAACTGGCCGACACCGTGGCGGTGATCGCCCGTCAGGTACCCGAGGTGATGGAGGTGCTGCTGGCGCAGTCCGTGCGCGCCGACGCCGCGGTGGCGCGGGAGACCTCGGAGTTCGCGGTGCGCAGTCGCCAACTCGCGGTCGGCGGTCAGGTGCTGGAACTGCAGGGCTTGGGCGGGGTGTACTCCGACATTTTTCTGCCGCTGCACGGCGAGCATCAGGCCCACAACGCGGTGCTGGCGCTGGCGGCGGTGGAGGCGTTCTTCGGGGCAGGCGCCGATCGGCAGCTCGATGTCGAGACCGTCCAGGCGGGCTTCGCCGCGGTACGCAGCCCCGGCCGACTGGAACGGATGCGCAGCTCGCCCACGGTGTTCATCGACGCCGCACACAACCCGGCCGGCGCCGCCGTGTTGGCCCAAGCCCTGGCCGAGGATTTCGACTTCCGGTATCTGGTCGGCGTCCTCAGCGTGCTCGGGGACAAAGACGTCGACGGGATTTTGGCAGCCCTGGAGCCGGCGTTCGATCGAATTGTGGTGACCCATAACGGTTCTCCGCGCGCGCTGGATGTCGAGACCCTCACGGTGGCAGCAGCGCGGTGGTTCGGTGACGACCGAGTGGTCACCACCGAGACGCTCGAGGACGCGATCGAAACCGCTACGGCGCTGGTCGACGAATACGACTCCGAGGGAGAGGCATCCGGGGCCGGGATCGTCATCACCGGCTCGGTAGTCACTGCCGGTGCCGCTCGCACCCTGTTCGGGAAGGATCCCGCATGA
- a CDS encoding DUF4233 domain-containing protein — translation MTEPTDAPDPWRGFRGVMAATLILEAITVLLALPVVSVVGGGLTPFSLAYLLGLALVLLLFAGIQGRSWAIWANLALQPVLVAGFLIYPGVGIMGLVFTAAWALIAYFRAVVLRRS, via the coding sequence ATGACCGAGCCGACTGACGCTCCTGACCCGTGGCGGGGTTTTCGCGGTGTGATGGCCGCGACGCTGATACTCGAAGCCATCACGGTGCTGCTGGCTCTGCCGGTGGTCAGCGTCGTCGGAGGCGGTCTGACACCGTTCTCGCTGGCATACCTGCTCGGCCTGGCGCTGGTGCTGCTGCTGTTCGCCGGTATCCAGGGCCGCAGCTGGGCGATCTGGGCCAATCTGGCGCTCCAGCCGGTGCTGGTGGCGGGGTTCTTGATTTACCCGGGCGTGGGCATCATGGGCCTGGTGTTCACCGCGGCGTGGGCACTGATCGCCTATTTCCGTGCCGTGGTGTTGCGACGCTCGTGA
- the ndk gene encoding nucleoside-diphosphate kinase, whose product MTERTLVLIKPDGVNRRLVGEIINRIEKKGLTLAALELRPVQQAVARQHYAEHDGKAFFASLLDFITSGPVVAAVVEGPRAIEAFRQLAGGTDPVAKATPGTIRGDFGLETQYNLVHGSDSPESAEREIALWFPDLKPSAPTAPMTLA is encoded by the coding sequence ATGACTGAGCGGACTTTGGTACTGATCAAGCCGGACGGCGTGAACCGTCGGCTGGTGGGCGAGATCATCAACCGCATCGAGAAGAAGGGCCTGACGTTGGCGGCCCTGGAATTGCGGCCGGTGCAGCAGGCCGTGGCCCGGCAGCACTACGCCGAGCACGACGGCAAGGCGTTCTTCGCTTCGCTGCTGGACTTCATCACCTCAGGTCCCGTGGTCGCCGCTGTGGTCGAGGGACCGCGTGCGATCGAGGCATTTCGGCAGCTCGCCGGTGGTACTGACCCGGTGGCCAAGGCCACCCCGGGCACCATCCGTGGCGACTTCGGTCTGGAGACCCAGTACAACCTGGTGCACGGCTCGGACTCGCCGGAGTCGGCCGAGCGTGAGATCGCGCTGTGGTTTCCCGACTTGAAGCCGTCGGCGCCGACGGCCCCGATGACACTGGCCTGA